A stretch of Lactuca sativa cultivar Salinas chromosome 6, Lsat_Salinas_v11, whole genome shotgun sequence DNA encodes these proteins:
- the LOC111918793 gene encoding uncharacterized protein LOC111918793: protein MADHSLVIEAGGELESPLVRRCIEAATQSADAVEMWRRQRRTLERLPSQLAEALLHRLLSRRLLYPSLLEVFKYNVEKVDLRGESSVDAEWMAYLGAFHFLYSLNVSECHRINSSALWSLSGMNHLKEMDLSRCSKVNDAGIKHLLSIRTIETLCISETSVTTNGVTLLSSLKKISKLELGGLFITDTALVSLRVLTNLQHLDIWGSDVTNEGASILVKFPNLNFLNLAWTKVTVLPNLPSITCLNMSNCTIHSIFKGGFNDNDNKATLKKLILSGTSFKDVTKAFSYFDPICLSFLDLSNSSLRDLSFLLSMKALENLDLSGNLIGDDSVEFIASVGANLETLNLSNTRVTSAGVGILAGHVPKLETISLSSTPIDDLAISYIAMIPSLKAIDVKATYVTGVDSSLEVLGNLKNLEKLNLEETPLKDEGVGPISNFKKLSHLSLRSSFLTDVSLQYLTSVTKLKTLSIRDAILTSAGIDCFNPPPFLKSLDLTGCWLLTKDVIFSFVERHPGIKIRHELVCDFEEAKHTSPLQTSVRRRFSSSPLKYEMSAIIDERLKYSRAELLSMQFASMAIVPPSDSGMSMSPE from the exons ATGGCGGATCATAGTTTGGTTATAGAAGCAGGAGGAGAACTGGAGAGTCCTCTTGTTCGTCGGTGCATCGAAGCGGCAACACAAAGCGCAGACGCCGTAGAAATGTGGCGGAGACAGCGTCGGACGCTCGAACGCTTGCCATCTCAACTCGCTGAAGCTTTACTCCACCGGCTTCTCAGCCGCCGCCTCCTATATCCATCTCTTCTCGA AGTATTCAAATACAATGTAGAGAAGGTTGATCTGAGAGGTGAAAGCTCTGTTGATGCAGAATGGATGGCATATCTTGGTGCCTTTCACTTCTTGTACTCTTTAAATGTTTCCGAATGTCATAGAATCAACAGTTCTGCACTTTGGTCTCTCTCAG GTATGAATCATTTAAAGGAGATGGATCTTTCTAGATGCTCTAAAGTCAATGATGCTGGCATTAAACATCTTCTCTCTATTCGAACCATTGAAACGTTATGCATATCAGAAACAAGTGTAACCACAAATGGTGTCACACTTCTCTCATCACTCAAAAAAATATCCAAGTTGGAATTGGGAGGCTTGTTTATTACCGACACTGCCCTTGTATCTCTTCGG GTTTTGACAAATTTACAACACCTTGATATATGGGGAAGTGATGTAACAAACGAAGGCGCATCTATTCTTGTCAAATTCCCAAATCTAAACTTTCTAAATCTCGCGTGGACAAAAGTGACAGTATTGCCAAATTTGCCCTCCATTACATGCCTAAACATGAGCAATTGTACTATACATTCCATCTTTAAAGGGGGATTCAATGACAATGACAATAAGGCGACATTAAAAAAGTTAATTCTTTCTGGAACTTCATTTAAAGATGTTACAAAAGCCTTTTCATATTTCGATCCCATCTGTCTATCTTTTTTAGACTTATCAAACTCCTCTCTTCGCGACCTATCTTTTTTGCTATCCATGAAAGCCCTAGAAAACTTAGATCTGAGTGGGAACTTAATCGGGGATGATTCGGTTGAATTTATTGCATCTGTAGGGGCAAATTTGGAAACTTTGAATCTTAGCAATACGAGAGTGACATCAGCGGGAGTTGGTATCCTAGCTGGACATGTTCCGAAACTTGAGACTATATCATTGTCCTCCACACCAATTGATGATCTTGCTATCTCATACATTGCCATGATACCTTCACTAAAAGCTATCGACGTAAAGGCTACGTATGTGACAGGTGTCGACTCCTCATTGGAAGTTCTTGGAAACCTCAAGAATTTGGAAAAATTAAATCTTGAAGAAACCCCACTCAAGGATGAAGGAGTGGGCCCGATTTCAAACTTTAAAAAACTTAGCCATTTGTCTCTTAGAAGCAGTTTCTTGACAGATGTCTCGTTGCAGTATTTGACATCTGTCACAAAGTTAAAAACTCTGAGCATTCGAGATGCGATTTTAACAAGCGCAGGAATTGACTGTTTTAACCCTCCACCATTTCTAAAATCACTGGATTTGACGGGATGTTGGCTGCTGACCAAAGATGTTATATTTTCATTTGTTGAGAGGCATCCTGGGATCAAAATAAGGCATGAACTTGTTTGTGATTTTGAAGAAGCGAAACATACTTCACCTTTGCAAACAAGTGTGAGGAGAAGATTTTCATCATCACCACTTAAATATGAAATGTCTGCCATTATAG ATGAGAGGTTGAAATATAGCAGAGCAGAATTACTATCGATGCAGTTTGCGTCCATGGCGATTGTTCCTCCCAGTGATTCAGGTATGTCAATGTCACCCGAGTAG
- the LOC111918794 gene encoding long chain acyl-CoA synthetase 4 isoform X1 — protein sequence MEPEKFIVEVEPAKEAKDGKPSMGPVYRSVFAKDGFPPPIDGLNSCWDIFRLAVEKYPDNKMLGTREFVNGKHGKYVWLTYKQVYDKVIQLGNAIRACGVEPGGKCGIYGANCTEWIISMEACNAHGLYCVPLYDTLGAGAIEFIICHAEVTIAFVEEKKINELLKTFPKAGEHLKTIVSFGQFTPEQREQFSKFGLAIHSWDEFLSLGENKKFDLSVKDKDDICTIMYTSGTTGDPKGVLISNKNIVTLTAGVRRLLESCNEALTSSDVYLSFLPLAHIFDRVIEECFIYHGASIGFWRGDVKLLIEDIGELKPTIFCAVPRVLERIYSGLQHKVSSGSYFKYKLFNLAYSYKLHNMKGGSKHEEASILSDKLVFTKVKQSLGGRVRIILSGAAPLAPHVESFLKVVACCHVLQGYGLTETCAGSFVSLPNQMSMVGTVGPPVPNLDARLESVPEMNYDAVSSTPPRGEICIRGDTLFLGYHKRQDLTKEVLIDGWFHTGDIGEWQPDGSMKVIDRKKNIFKLSQGEYVAVENLENIYGLVPAVDEIWVYGNSFESYLVAVVIPNKHAVENWASGNNLSEDFTSLCGNPKAKDYILGELNRIGKEKKLKGFEFIKAVHLEPVPFDMDRDLLTPTFKKKRPQLLKYYQVCNRIQHFLATYNKLCFIKLYSIII from the exons ATGGAGCCGGAGAAATTTATAGTAGAGGTTGAGCCGGCGAAAGAAGCGAAAGATGGAAAGCCGTCTATGGGACCTGTTTACCGTAGTGTGTTCGCTAAAGACGGTTTTCCGCCTCCGATTGATGGTTTGAATTCATGTTGGGATATTTTCCG CCTTGCTGTCGAGAAATATCCGGATAACAAAATGCTTGGGACCCGTGAGTTTGTCAATGGAAAG CATGGGAAGTATGTGTGGTTGACTTACAAACAAGTATATGACAAAGTCATACAGCTTGGGAATGCTATACGTGCTTGTGGAGTTGAGCCA ggaggaAAGTGTGGTATTTATGGTGCCAATTGCACAGAATGGATAATCAGCATGGAGGCATGTAATGCTCATGGCTTGTACTGTGTACCATTATATGATACATTAG GTGCTGGTGCAATTGAATTTATCATATGTCATGCTGAGGTTACAATTGCTTTTGTAGAAGAAAAAAAGATTAACGAG TTGTTAAAAACATTTCCGAAAGCTGGAGAACATCTGAAAA CAATTGTGAGCTTTGGACAATTTACTCCTGAACAAAGGGAACAATTCAGTAAATTTGGTTTGGCAATACATTCATGGGATGAGTTTTTGTCTCTG GGTGAAAACAAAAAGTTTGATCTGTCAGTGAAGGACAAAGATGACATTTGTACAATCATGTACACGAGTGGAACAACTGGTGATCCTAAGGGTGTTCTGATTTCCAATAAGAACATAGTCACACTGACAGCTGGCGTCCGGCGTTTGCTAGAGTCTTGTAATGAAGCA TTGACTTCAAGTGATGTGTATCTCTCATTTCTACCTCTAGCGCATATATTTGATCGGGTGATTGAAGAATGTTTTATATATCATGGAGCTTCAATAGGATTTTGGAGAGGG gaTGTTAAATTACTGATTGAAGACATTGGGGAGCTAAAACCTACTATTTTCTGTGCTGTTCCTCGAGTCTTGGAGAGAATTTATTCAG GTTTGCAGCATAAGGTTTCTTCAGGGAGTTACTTCAAATATAAACTGTTTAATCTCGCCTACTCTTA TAAGTTGCATAACATGAAGGGCGGAAGTAAACATGAAGAGGCATCAATATTGAGTGACAAACTTGTTTTCACTAAG GTCAAGCAAAGTCTAGGTGGCAGGGTCCGCATCATCCTATCTGGCGCTGCTCCACTCGCGCCACATGTCGAAAGCTTTCTCAAAGTTGTTGCATGCTGCCACGTCCTACAAGGATATG GATTGACGGAAACATGTGCTGGATCATTTGTGTCGCTGCCAAATCAGATGAGCATGGTGGGAACGGTGGGCCCGCCAGTACCAAACCTGGATGCCCGTTTGGAATCTGTTCCTGAAATGAATTATGATGCTGTTTCAAGTACGCCGCCACGTGGAGAGATATGCATAAGGGGAGACACTCTGTTTTTGGGGTACCATAAACGTCAAGACCTCACAAAAGAGGTCTTGATTGATGGCTGGTTTCATACAG GTGATATAGGTGAGTGGCAACCAGATGGAAGCATGAAAGTAATCGACCGCAAGAAAAACATTTTTAAGCTGTCACAAGGAGAGTATGTGGCTGTTGAAAACTTGGAGAACATTTATGGACTTGTTCCTGCTGTTGatgaa ATATGGGTGTATGGGAATAGCTTCGAGTCGTATCTTGTTGCTGTTGTAATCCCAAATAAACATGCTGTTGAAAACTGGGCGTCTGGAAATAATTTATCAGAGGATTTTACTTCTTTATGTGGAAATCCCAAGGCTAAAGATTATATACTCGGAGAGCTTAATAGAATTGGAAAAGAGAAAAAG TTAAAAGGGTTTGAATTTATTAAGGCTGTACACCTTGAGCCTGTACCTTTTGACATGGATCGTGACCTTTTGACCCCAACTTTCAAGAAGAAACGTCCCCAGTTACTTAAATATTATCAGGTATGTAATCGTATACAACACTTTTTAGCCACATACAACAAATTATGCTTCATAAAGTTGTATAGTATAATCATCTAA
- the LOC111918794 gene encoding long chain acyl-CoA synthetase 4 isoform X2 produces the protein MEPEKFIVEVEPAKEAKDGKPSMGPVYRSVFAKDGFPPPIDGLNSCWDIFRLAVEKYPDNKMLGTREFVNGKHGKYVWLTYKQVYDKVIQLGNAIRACGVEPGGKCGIYGANCTEWIISMEACNAHGLYCVPLYDTLGAGAIEFIICHAEVTIAFVEEKKINELLKTFPKAGEHLKTIVSFGQFTPEQREQFSKFGLAIHSWDEFLSLGENKKFDLSVKDKDDICTIMYTSGTTGDPKGVLISNKNIVTLTAGVRRLLESCNEALTSSDVYLSFLPLAHIFDRVIEECFIYHGASIGFWRGDVKLLIEDIGELKPTIFCAVPRVLERIYSGLQHKVSSGSYFKYKLFNLAYSYKLHNMKGGSKHEEASILSDKLVFTKVKQSLGGRVRIILSGAAPLAPHVESFLKVVACCHVLQGYGLTETCAGSFVSLPNQMSMVGTVGPPVPNLDARLESVPEMNYDAVSSTPPRGEICIRGDTLFLGYHKRQDLTKEVLIDGWFHTGDIGEWQPDGSMKVIDRKKNIFKLSQGEYVAVENLENIYGLVPAVDEIWVYGNSFESYLVAVVIPNKHAVENWASGNNLSEDFTSLCGNPKAKDYILGELNRIGKEKKLKGFEFIKAVHLEPVPFDMDRDLLTPTFKKKRPQLLKYYQSTVDDMYKSLNNK, from the exons ATGGAGCCGGAGAAATTTATAGTAGAGGTTGAGCCGGCGAAAGAAGCGAAAGATGGAAAGCCGTCTATGGGACCTGTTTACCGTAGTGTGTTCGCTAAAGACGGTTTTCCGCCTCCGATTGATGGTTTGAATTCATGTTGGGATATTTTCCG CCTTGCTGTCGAGAAATATCCGGATAACAAAATGCTTGGGACCCGTGAGTTTGTCAATGGAAAG CATGGGAAGTATGTGTGGTTGACTTACAAACAAGTATATGACAAAGTCATACAGCTTGGGAATGCTATACGTGCTTGTGGAGTTGAGCCA ggaggaAAGTGTGGTATTTATGGTGCCAATTGCACAGAATGGATAATCAGCATGGAGGCATGTAATGCTCATGGCTTGTACTGTGTACCATTATATGATACATTAG GTGCTGGTGCAATTGAATTTATCATATGTCATGCTGAGGTTACAATTGCTTTTGTAGAAGAAAAAAAGATTAACGAG TTGTTAAAAACATTTCCGAAAGCTGGAGAACATCTGAAAA CAATTGTGAGCTTTGGACAATTTACTCCTGAACAAAGGGAACAATTCAGTAAATTTGGTTTGGCAATACATTCATGGGATGAGTTTTTGTCTCTG GGTGAAAACAAAAAGTTTGATCTGTCAGTGAAGGACAAAGATGACATTTGTACAATCATGTACACGAGTGGAACAACTGGTGATCCTAAGGGTGTTCTGATTTCCAATAAGAACATAGTCACACTGACAGCTGGCGTCCGGCGTTTGCTAGAGTCTTGTAATGAAGCA TTGACTTCAAGTGATGTGTATCTCTCATTTCTACCTCTAGCGCATATATTTGATCGGGTGATTGAAGAATGTTTTATATATCATGGAGCTTCAATAGGATTTTGGAGAGGG gaTGTTAAATTACTGATTGAAGACATTGGGGAGCTAAAACCTACTATTTTCTGTGCTGTTCCTCGAGTCTTGGAGAGAATTTATTCAG GTTTGCAGCATAAGGTTTCTTCAGGGAGTTACTTCAAATATAAACTGTTTAATCTCGCCTACTCTTA TAAGTTGCATAACATGAAGGGCGGAAGTAAACATGAAGAGGCATCAATATTGAGTGACAAACTTGTTTTCACTAAG GTCAAGCAAAGTCTAGGTGGCAGGGTCCGCATCATCCTATCTGGCGCTGCTCCACTCGCGCCACATGTCGAAAGCTTTCTCAAAGTTGTTGCATGCTGCCACGTCCTACAAGGATATG GATTGACGGAAACATGTGCTGGATCATTTGTGTCGCTGCCAAATCAGATGAGCATGGTGGGAACGGTGGGCCCGCCAGTACCAAACCTGGATGCCCGTTTGGAATCTGTTCCTGAAATGAATTATGATGCTGTTTCAAGTACGCCGCCACGTGGAGAGATATGCATAAGGGGAGACACTCTGTTTTTGGGGTACCATAAACGTCAAGACCTCACAAAAGAGGTCTTGATTGATGGCTGGTTTCATACAG GTGATATAGGTGAGTGGCAACCAGATGGAAGCATGAAAGTAATCGACCGCAAGAAAAACATTTTTAAGCTGTCACAAGGAGAGTATGTGGCTGTTGAAAACTTGGAGAACATTTATGGACTTGTTCCTGCTGTTGatgaa ATATGGGTGTATGGGAATAGCTTCGAGTCGTATCTTGTTGCTGTTGTAATCCCAAATAAACATGCTGTTGAAAACTGGGCGTCTGGAAATAATTTATCAGAGGATTTTACTTCTTTATGTGGAAATCCCAAGGCTAAAGATTATATACTCGGAGAGCTTAATAGAATTGGAAAAGAGAAAAAG TTAAAAGGGTTTGAATTTATTAAGGCTGTACACCTTGAGCCTGTACCTTTTGACATGGATCGTGACCTTTTGACCCCAACTTTCAAGAAGAAACGTCCCCAGTTACTTAAATATTATCAG AGTACCGTTGATGATATGTACAAGAGCCTTAATAACAAGTGA